A genome region from Myroides fluvii includes the following:
- the lepA gene encoding translation elongation factor 4 produces the protein MKNIRNFCIIAHIDHGKSTLADRLLDATQTVTAREQQNQLLDSMDLERERGITIKSHAIQMEYEYKGEKYILNLIDTPGHVDFSYEVSRSIAACEGALLIVDAAQSIQAQTISNLYLALENDLTIIPVLNKIDLPSANPEEVSDDIVDLLGCDYEEIIPASGKTGLGVEEILAAIIERVPAPKGNVEEPLQALIFDSVYNPFRGIEVIFRVINGKITKGQKIKFMATGKEYFADEIGTLKLNQVPKQEISSGDVGYLISGIKEAKEVKVGDTLTDAKVPTQNMIEGFENVKPMVFAGIYPVDTEDYEELRNSMEKLQLNDASLVFAAESSAALGFGFRCGFLGMLHMEIIQERLEREFNMTVITTVPNVSYLAYTKKEPETPIVVNNPSDLPEPSKLERVEEPYIKATIITKADFVGPVMSLCIEKRGIITNQTYLTEDRVELMFDMPLAEIVFDFYDRLKTVSKGYASFDYSPIGMRTSNLVKVDVMLNANVVDALSALMHADNAYHIGKKMCEKLKELIPRQQFDIPIQAAIGVKVIARETVKALRKDVTAKCYGGDISRKRKLLEKQKAGKKRMRQVGNVEIPQEAFMAVLKLND, from the coding sequence ATGAAGAACATTAGAAACTTTTGTATTATTGCTCACATTGACCATGGTAAGAGTACGTTAGCAGATCGTTTGTTAGATGCTACACAAACGGTAACTGCACGTGAGCAACAAAATCAGCTTTTGGACAGTATGGATTTGGAGCGTGAAAGAGGGATTACAATTAAATCTCATGCTATTCAAATGGAGTACGAATACAAAGGCGAAAAATATATATTAAACTTAATTGACACACCGGGACACGTAGATTTCTCTTACGAAGTTTCTAGATCTATTGCGGCTTGTGAAGGTGCGTTGTTGATTGTAGATGCTGCTCAAAGTATTCAAGCACAAACGATTTCAAACCTTTATTTAGCGTTAGAGAATGATTTAACGATTATTCCCGTTTTAAATAAAATTGACCTTCCAAGTGCAAACCCTGAAGAAGTAAGCGACGATATTGTAGATCTATTAGGTTGTGATTACGAAGAAATTATTCCTGCTTCTGGTAAAACAGGATTGGGAGTTGAAGAAATATTAGCAGCAATTATCGAAAGAGTTCCTGCACCTAAAGGCAATGTTGAAGAGCCTTTACAAGCGCTTATTTTTGACTCGGTATACAACCCATTTAGAGGGATTGAAGTAATTTTCCGTGTTATCAACGGAAAGATTACAAAGGGTCAGAAAATTAAGTTTATGGCTACAGGTAAAGAGTACTTTGCTGACGAAATTGGTACATTGAAATTAAATCAAGTACCCAAACAAGAAATCTCAAGTGGGGATGTTGGTTATTTAATCTCTGGAATTAAAGAAGCGAAAGAAGTAAAAGTAGGGGATACCCTTACTGATGCAAAGGTGCCGACACAAAACATGATTGAAGGATTCGAAAACGTAAAACCAATGGTATTTGCGGGTATTTACCCGGTTGATACCGAAGATTACGAAGAATTGCGTAACTCTATGGAGAAATTGCAATTGAACGATGCTTCTTTGGTTTTTGCTGCGGAGAGTTCAGCTGCTTTAGGATTCGGTTTCCGTTGTGGATTCTTGGGAATGTTACACATGGAGATTATCCAAGAGCGCTTAGAGCGCGAGTTTAATATGACGGTAATCACAACGGTTCCCAACGTATCTTACTTGGCGTATACGAAGAAAGAACCTGAGACACCAATCGTGGTAAATAACCCTTCTGACTTACCAGAACCTTCAAAATTAGAACGCGTAGAAGAACCGTATATCAAAGCAACTATCATTACAAAAGCGGACTTTGTTGGTCCTGTAATGAGTTTGTGTATTGAGAAACGTGGAATTATCACGAACCAAACGTATTTAACAGAAGATCGTGTAGAGTTGATGTTTGATATGCCTTTGGCAGAAATTGTATTCGATTTTTACGATCGATTAAAAACAGTTTCTAAAGGATATGCTTCGTTTGACTACTCGCCAATTGGAATGCGTACGTCAAACTTAGTAAAAGTAGACGTGATGTTGAATGCAAACGTAGTGGATGCATTATCCGCTTTGATGCACGCAGACAACGCCTATCATATTGGGAAGAAGATGTGTGAGAAATTGAAAGAATTGATCCCACGTCAACAATTTGATATTCCAATTCAGGCTGCAATTGGGGTAAAAGTAATTGCTCGTGAAACAGTAAAAGCTTTGCGTAAAGACGTTACAGCAAAATGTTACGGAGGGGATATTTCTCGTAAACGTAAATTACTAGAAAAACAAAAAGCAGGAAAGAAACGCATGCGTCAAGTAGGAAACGTAGAGATTCCTCAAGAAGCGTTTATGGCTGTATTGAAATTAAATGATTAA